In Fibrobacter sp. UWH4, a single genomic region encodes these proteins:
- the fliB gene encoding flagellin lysine-N-methylase, with protein sequence MILRKPDFYDKFKCTASLCSDTCCVGWEIDIDKVSLDAYRKVAGVFGDKLRANIEEGHFKLLPHDRCPFLDKENLCEIYTHLGEDALCDICTEHPRFVEVFGDIMERGIGLCCEEAARLLFAGEGPLQFVTCECDEPEDELDEDDIEVRDQVLYMRDDFFNTLADSDMKFGNKLYNVFGYTGENPFAPFESVEAFVDQLAKTISYGPAWDAALARIQNRIKAPSSPQERAARIEDEGYFSENDSIRLLAYLIYRHYAKSLYDGLEQGKLQFALFFWNVARFFTKELAGDAPGDIKVNAVKILSKQLEYCEENMAMIETALDE encoded by the coding sequence ATGATTCTTCGAAAACCCGATTTCTACGATAAATTCAAGTGTACCGCATCGCTGTGCTCCGATACATGTTGCGTCGGTTGGGAAATAGATATCGACAAGGTTTCGCTGGATGCATACCGCAAGGTAGCAGGTGTTTTTGGAGATAAGCTGCGGGCTAACATCGAGGAGGGGCATTTCAAGTTATTGCCTCATGACCGCTGCCCCTTTTTGGACAAGGAAAACCTTTGCGAAATTTATACGCATCTCGGCGAGGACGCCCTTTGCGATATCTGCACCGAGCATCCGCGATTTGTGGAAGTCTTCGGCGATATTATGGAACGCGGAATCGGTCTCTGCTGCGAAGAAGCGGCGAGGCTTCTTTTTGCGGGGGAAGGTCCGCTTCAGTTTGTGACCTGTGAATGCGACGAACCTGAAGATGAACTGGACGAAGATGATATCGAAGTCCGCGATCAGGTGCTATACATGCGTGACGATTTTTTCAATACGCTTGCCGATAGCGATATGAAGTTTGGGAACAAACTCTACAATGTTTTTGGCTACACCGGAGAGAATCCCTTTGCTCCGTTTGAAAGCGTAGAAGCTTTTGTGGATCAACTCGCAAAAACCATTAGCTATGGCCCTGCTTGGGATGCGGCGCTAGCACGAATTCAGAACCGCATCAAGGCTCCCTCAAGTCCCCAAGAACGTGCGGCGCGCATCGAAGACGAAGGCTATTTTTCTGAAAACGACAGTATCCGACTGCTGGCTTATCTGATTTACCGTCACTACGCCAAAAGCTTATATGACGGTCTCGAACAGGGAAAACTGCAGTTCGCCCTGTTCTTCTGGAACGTGGCCCGATTCTTTACAAAGGAATTGGCGGGAGATGCTCCGGGCGACATCAAGGTCAACGCCGTGAAAATTCTTTCGAAACAGCTTGAATACTGCGAAGAGAATATGGCGATGATTGAAACCGCCTTGGACGAATAA
- a CDS encoding NUDIX domain-containing protein produces the protein MHGIVLVRGNAVGVLVVLRCEGKKYLLLVRQPRFAISEQASLEIPAGILDWTGDYRKVALSELEEEAQSYRGSL, from the coding sequence GTGCACGGGATTGTCCTGGTGCGCGGTAATGCGGTCGGTGTTCTGGTGGTGCTCCGTTGCGAAGGGAAAAAGTACTTGCTGCTCGTGCGCCAGCCGCGCTTTGCCATCAGCGAACAGGCTTCCCTAGAGATTCCCGCAGGAATCCTCGACTGGACGGGGGACTACCGCAAGGTGGCGCTTTCTGAACTGGAAGAAGAAGCTCAGTCTTATAGAGGCTCTTTATGA
- a CDS encoding formate/nitrite transporter family protein, whose amino-acid sequence MIKNLILSIYSGLCIGLGGTAYLSSDNKILGSFLFGLGLFTILNFGFNLFTGKVGYFVNNKPSYWGFLGIVWLGNFIGTFLFARMIALTRYGDTLQAKSNALCLIKEGDSIVSLFILGIFCGMLMFIAADGYKRIENQAGKVVIVFLPVMVFILSGFEHCIADMFYFSLAGDFSALMLKSLVVITIGNSIGGGLIPLAWRFVPTRE is encoded by the coding sequence GTGATTAAAAATCTTATTCTGTCTATTTACTCTGGCCTCTGCATCGGCCTTGGCGGCACGGCCTACCTTTCCAGCGACAACAAGATTCTAGGTTCGTTCCTTTTCGGGCTCGGGCTGTTTACCATCCTGAATTTTGGCTTTAACCTTTTCACGGGCAAAGTCGGCTATTTCGTCAACAACAAGCCTAGCTACTGGGGTTTCCTCGGAATCGTATGGCTCGGCAACTTTATCGGGACGTTCCTTTTTGCAAGAATGATTGCGCTCACACGCTATGGCGACACCCTGCAGGCCAAGTCAAACGCACTCTGCCTCATCAAGGAGGGCGACAGCATCGTAAGCCTCTTCATACTGGGCATTTTCTGTGGCATGCTGATGTTCATTGCCGCCGACGGTTACAAGAGAATTGAAAACCAGGCCGGAAAAGTTGTCATCGTTTTTCTCCCGGTCATGGTCTTTATCTTGAGCGGATTCGAGCACTGCATCGCAGACATGTTCTACTTCTCGCTCGCCGGAGATTTTTCAGCGTTGATGCTAAAATCTCTCGTGGTCATTACCATCGGGAACTCTATTGGCGGTGGACTGATTCCGCTAGCGTGGAGATTCGTGCCTACGCGGGAATAA
- a CDS encoding YhcG family protein, with the protein MSKKSINILDKDYIHWVKELSSRYRKSQIKAAVKVNSEMLRYYWELGRDIVTKQAESKWGSGFMKNLSRDLKAQIPSATCFSPTNILYMKNFYLMYRPYLENAPKIGEQKEDFPITQQVVEQIAHDIFSIPWGHHVVLMDKFKENPQKALFFARQTVENGWSRSSLLNALSSDLYERKGKALTNFERTLPAETSDLAQELTKDPYNFAFTGITGRYNEKLLKDSLLNNITRFLVELGTGFAYVGREYGIMVGEREKFMDLLFYNLNLSCYVVVEVKIGRFEFADIGQLGGYMVACNHILKKEGRDNPTIGLLICKEKDKVQAQYALESSTQPISISEYELEKFYPEKVEGTMPSIEEIEKRLCEESL; encoded by the coding sequence ATGTCGAAAAAATCTATCAATATCTTGGACAAGGATTACATTCACTGGGTCAAGGAACTTTCTTCCCGTTATCGCAAGAGCCAGATCAAGGCGGCGGTGAAGGTAAATAGCGAAATGTTGCGCTACTACTGGGAATTGGGACGCGATATTGTAACCAAGCAGGCTGAAAGCAAATGGGGCAGCGGCTTCATGAAGAATCTGAGCCGAGACTTAAAGGCTCAGATTCCCAGTGCCACTTGTTTTTCTCCCACGAACATTCTGTACATGAAGAACTTTTATCTTATGTATCGCCCCTATTTGGAAAATGCACCCAAGATCGGGGAACAAAAGGAAGATTTTCCAATTACTCAACAAGTTGTTGAGCAAATTGCCCATGACATCTTTTCAATTCCATGGGGACATCACGTTGTCTTAATGGACAAGTTCAAGGAAAATCCTCAAAAGGCCCTGTTTTTTGCCCGCCAGACGGTAGAAAATGGCTGGAGCCGTTCGTCCCTTTTGAATGCGCTTTCAAGTGACCTTTACGAGCGCAAAGGAAAGGCGTTGACGAATTTTGAGCGGACTCTCCCCGCCGAAACAAGCGATTTGGCCCAGGAACTGACGAAAGATCCTTACAATTTCGCGTTTACGGGTATTACGGGTCGCTACAACGAAAAACTGCTGAAAGATAGCCTGCTGAACAACATTACCCGTTTTCTTGTGGAATTGGGCACGGGATTTGCCTATGTCGGCAGGGAATATGGTATTATGGTAGGCGAAAGGGAGAAGTTCATGGATTTGCTTTTTTACAACCTGAATCTCTCTTGCTATGTCGTTGTCGAGGTGAAAATCGGGCGTTTCGAATTTGCCGATATCGGGCAATTGGGCGGATACATGGTGGCATGCAACCACATCCTTAAAAAGGAAGGGCGCGACAACCCGACAATCGGTCTGCTGATTTGCAAGGAAAAGGACAAGGTGCAGGCACAGTACGCACTGGAATCAAGTACGCAACCTATCAGCATTTCGGAATATGAATTGGAAAAATTCTACCCTGAAAAGGTTGAAGGCACAATGCCCTCTATTGAGGAAATTGAGAAAAGATTGTGCGAAGAGTCGCTGTAA
- the cas1 gene encoding type II CRISPR-associated endonuclease Cas1, which produces MPKQTLVFESPVQLSVQNSMLKITYKDDPDNVTLRAIEDIAIILIDNHSASLTTPLIGKLAEQNVAVVFCNERHMPSSMLMNLDANTLQEKYFRLQLDAPLPLKKQMWKNVVEAKIKNQALHLKSLGKKHDRLLKYATGVLSGDSSNREGLAAQYYWRELFGKEFIRDRFGERPNDFLNYGYTLLRAATARALMASGLLPSLGIFHRNYYDAFPLADDIMEPYRPFIDQIAYKLHTAKKKKLDKEVKASFLELFYTDIPFGEQMVQLGTCLTYTTASVAKFFMGETKNIAYPRVVCGS; this is translated from the coding sequence ATGCCCAAACAGACTCTCGTATTCGAAAGCCCCGTCCAGCTTTCGGTCCAAAATTCTATGCTCAAAATCACATACAAGGACGATCCCGACAATGTCACGCTCAGGGCAATCGAGGATATCGCCATCATCCTCATCGACAACCATTCGGCATCTCTCACCACGCCGCTCATCGGCAAACTGGCAGAGCAGAATGTCGCCGTCGTATTCTGCAACGAAAGGCACATGCCGTCATCCATGCTCATGAACCTGGACGCAAACACCCTGCAAGAGAAATACTTCCGCCTGCAGCTGGACGCACCCCTACCGCTGAAAAAACAGATGTGGAAAAATGTCGTGGAGGCAAAAATCAAGAACCAGGCGCTGCACCTAAAGTCCCTTGGCAAAAAACACGACAGGCTTCTGAAATACGCCACCGGAGTCCTTAGCGGGGATTCCAGCAACCGCGAAGGACTTGCCGCGCAATACTACTGGAGGGAACTTTTCGGCAAGGAGTTCATCCGCGACAGGTTCGGTGAACGCCCCAACGACTTTTTGAATTACGGCTACACGCTCCTGCGAGCCGCAACGGCACGCGCTCTGATGGCGAGCGGGTTACTGCCCTCCCTCGGAATTTTCCACCGGAACTATTACGACGCATTCCCGCTGGCAGACGACATCATGGAACCCTACCGTCCCTTCATCGATCAGATTGCATACAAATTACACACGGCCAAAAAGAAAAAATTGGACAAAGAAGTCAAGGCATCCTTTCTGGAATTGTTCTACACCGACATTCCCTTCGGGGAACAGATGGTGCAGTTGGGAACATGTCTCACCTACACCACCGCTTCCGTCGCAAAATTTTTCATGGGCGAAACTAAAAACATCGCCTACCCGAGGGTAGTATGTGGATCGTAA
- the cas2 gene encoding CRISPR-associated endonuclease Cas2, which yields MWIVTIFDFPRHCKSGRQNMARFVKELEKEGFSKVQRGMYVRYCTTADNGRTHRRRIANLIEPRSTVCLLSVSDREFLEIYSHFGSTKAPKKWPKSQESIQFF from the coding sequence ATGTGGATCGTAACGATTTTCGATTTTCCAAGACACTGCAAGAGCGGCCGCCAAAACATGGCCAGGTTCGTCAAGGAACTAGAAAAAGAGGGATTTAGCAAGGTGCAACGGGGAATGTACGTCCGCTACTGCACCACTGCGGACAACGGCAGGACACACCGACGGCGAATCGCCAATTTAATCGAGCCCCGCTCCACGGTCTGCCTGCTGAGCGTCTCCGACAGGGAATTCCTGGAAATCTACAGCCACTTCGGCAGCACCAAGGCTCCGAAAAAATGGCCCAAAAGTCAAGAATCTATCCAATTTTTCTGA
- the sufB gene encoding Fe-S cluster assembly protein SufB, translating to MSENYKYGFVTDIENEAFEKGLNEDVIRRASKLRGEPQFMLDFRLKAYEKLQTMEQPNWGELSFNPVDLQDIVYYSAPKTKKSHEKIEDVDPELLATFEKLGIPLDEQKRLANVAVDAVFDSVSIYTSHKRKLMEMGILFCSISDAIKEYPELIEEYLGSVVPAGDNYFAALNSAVFGDGSFVYIPPGVKCPMDLSTYFRINNKEAGQFERTLIIADEGASVSYLEGCTAPEFSSKQLHSAIVELVAKDNASIKYSTVQNWYAGDRETGAGGVYNFVTKRGKCAGKNSRISWTQVETGSAITWKYPSCVLLGDNSVGEFYSVALTNGHMQADTGTKMIHIGKNTKSTIISKGISADYSSNAYRGEVSIRKSATGARNYTQCDSMLVGDKSAAHTFPYITVANASSTTEHEATTSRISEDQLFYFESRGIKREDAIQAMVGGFCKDVFKELPGEFATEARQLLTLKLEHSVG from the coding sequence ATGAGCGAAAATTATAAATACGGATTTGTCACGGATATCGAAAACGAGGCCTTCGAAAAAGGCCTGAACGAAGATGTCATCCGAAGAGCCTCCAAGCTCCGCGGCGAACCGCAGTTTATGCTCGATTTCCGACTAAAAGCCTATGAAAAGCTCCAGACCATGGAGCAGCCCAATTGGGGCGAGCTGAGCTTTAATCCGGTGGACCTGCAGGACATCGTCTACTACTCCGCCCCGAAGACCAAGAAGAGTCATGAGAAAATCGAGGACGTGGACCCGGAGTTGCTCGCCACCTTCGAAAAGCTCGGCATTCCGCTCGACGAACAGAAGCGTTTGGCGAACGTAGCCGTGGACGCGGTCTTTGACTCGGTCAGCATTTACACCAGCCACAAGCGCAAGCTCATGGAAATGGGCATTTTGTTCTGCAGCATCAGCGACGCCATCAAGGAATATCCCGAACTCATCGAGGAATACCTGGGAAGCGTGGTGCCCGCAGGCGACAACTATTTTGCGGCTTTGAACAGCGCAGTCTTTGGCGACGGAAGCTTCGTCTACATTCCGCCTGGAGTCAAGTGCCCGATGGACCTTTCCACCTACTTCCGCATCAACAACAAGGAAGCAGGCCAGTTCGAACGCACATTGATTATCGCTGATGAAGGTGCGAGCGTGAGCTACCTCGAAGGTTGCACGGCGCCGGAATTCAGCAGCAAGCAGTTGCACAGCGCCATCGTGGAACTCGTGGCAAAAGACAACGCTTCGATTAAATATTCAACCGTGCAGAACTGGTACGCAGGCGACCGCGAAACGGGCGCCGGCGGCGTGTACAACTTTGTCACCAAGCGCGGCAAGTGCGCCGGCAAGAACAGCCGCATCAGCTGGACGCAGGTCGAAACAGGCTCCGCCATCACATGGAAGTATCCGAGCTGCGTGCTGCTGGGAGACAACTCCGTCGGAGAATTCTACAGCGTGGCCCTCACCAACGGGCACATGCAGGCCGATACCGGCACCAAGATGATTCACATCGGCAAGAACACCAAGAGCACCATCATTTCGAAGGGTATCAGCGCAGACTATTCCAGCAACGCCTACCGCGGCGAAGTGAGCATCCGCAAGTCGGCTACAGGCGCCCGCAACTACACCCAGTGCGACAGCATGCTGGTGGGCGACAAGAGTGCAGCCCACACGTTCCCCTACATCACTGTCGCAAACGCAAGCTCCACCACGGAACACGAAGCGACGACCAGCCGCATCAGCGAAGACCAGCTTTTCTATTTCGAAAGCCGCGGCATCAAGCGCGAAGATGCCATTCAGGCGATGGTGGGCGGTTTCTGTAAAGACGTGTTCAAAGAACTCCCGGGCGAATTCGCTACGGAAGCCCGTCAGTTACTGACCCTTAAGCTCGAACATTCTGTAGGTTAA
- a CDS encoding iron-containing alcohol dehydrogenase family protein produces MRFYVPTDIYVEKNCVKNHTQNLLAIGKRAFIMTGRTSAKKNGSLNDVTAVLDAGRVPYQVFDQVEENPSTDTVGNAAKLARDFDADYIIGIGGGSAIDAAKAVALLLANPSVDADNLHKAPEKPLGHVPVVAVPTTCGTGSEATPVAIITNHKIQLKKSIPHKIFPALALVDGKYLASAKKALIVNTAVDALAHMVESILNVYSNAFNRMCPEYGLKLWGEFKDALLSDSPVDGCLYEKLMLTSTIAGMSIAHTSTAVPHGMSYDLTLHQGVPHGPAVGYFLAAYVEICEKKVPEDVKRILALLCLESTADFTAMLDKLIGKCKVSREMRDQFAAAMKVNRSKLDLVPGGISPEEVDYIYDKSLIVE; encoded by the coding sequence ATGCGTTTCTATGTACCCACGGACATCTATGTTGAAAAGAACTGCGTGAAGAACCACACGCAAAACTTGCTTGCAATTGGAAAGCGCGCATTCATCATGACGGGCAGAACTTCCGCCAAGAAGAACGGTTCCTTGAACGATGTCACCGCCGTTCTGGATGCGGGCCGCGTGCCGTACCAAGTTTTTGACCAGGTCGAAGAAAATCCGTCAACCGATACCGTGGGGAACGCCGCAAAGCTGGCTCGCGATTTCGATGCCGATTACATCATCGGCATCGGGGGCGGTTCCGCCATCGATGCTGCAAAAGCAGTCGCTTTGCTCCTTGCAAACCCGAGTGTTGACGCAGACAACTTGCACAAGGCTCCCGAAAAGCCGCTCGGCCACGTACCTGTCGTTGCTGTACCGACAACCTGCGGAACAGGTTCCGAGGCAACTCCGGTCGCCATCATCACGAACCACAAGATTCAACTGAAAAAGAGCATCCCGCACAAGATTTTCCCGGCGCTCGCGCTTGTTGACGGCAAGTACCTCGCCTCCGCCAAGAAAGCGCTAATCGTGAACACCGCTGTCGACGCCCTCGCCCACATGGTCGAAAGCATCCTGAACGTCTATTCCAACGCATTCAACCGCATGTGCCCGGAATACGGCCTCAAGCTCTGGGGCGAATTTAAGGACGCGCTCCTCTCCGACTCCCCCGTCGATGGATGTCTTTACGAAAAACTCATGCTCACCTCGACTATCGCGGGCATGTCCATCGCGCACACGAGCACCGCCGTACCGCACGGCATGAGCTACGACCTCACGCTGCATCAGGGCGTGCCCCACGGCCCAGCCGTCGGTTACTTCCTCGCTGCCTACGTGGAAATCTGCGAAAAGAAAGTTCCCGAAGATGTCAAGCGCATTTTGGCACTCCTGTGCCTCGAAAGCACCGCCGATTTCACCGCGATGCTTGACAAGCTCATCGGCAAATGCAAGGTTTCGCGCGAAATGCGCGACCAGTTCGCCGCAGCCATGAAGGTGAACCGATCCAAGCTGGACCTCGTTCCCGGTGGAATCTCGCCCGAAGAAGTTGACTACATATACGACAAGTCGCTGATTGTAGAATAA
- a CDS encoding GNAT family N-acetyltransferase, with protein sequence MIIAISKDDPWWEKTRAFAKDCPWQPGRRLAERMSKNDFLDWEKVFVAVHGEDAVGFCVLEENGNIPPKFNCSPFINLVYVSEKFRGERLSKSLIDAALDYAQRLGYKKVYLKSEHHGLYEKYGFKKIADFEPTVGLANQLFEIEISF encoded by the coding sequence ATGATAATCGCGATTAGCAAAGATGATCCGTGGTGGGAAAAGACCCGCGCTTTCGCGAAAGATTGCCCATGGCAGCCGGGGCGTCGTTTAGCCGAGCGAATGTCAAAGAATGATTTCCTAGACTGGGAAAAAGTTTTCGTTGCTGTACACGGTGAAGATGCTGTCGGCTTTTGCGTTCTCGAGGAGAACGGGAACATTCCTCCGAAATTCAATTGCAGCCCCTTTATTAACCTCGTTTACGTTAGCGAAAAATTCCGGGGAGAGCGGCTATCCAAAAGCTTAATTGACGCAGCGCTTGATTACGCCCAAAGGCTCGGCTACAAAAAAGTTTATCTCAAAAGCGAGCACCACGGCCTATACGAAAAATACGGGTTCAAGAAGATTGCTGATTTTGAACCAACGGTCGGGCTTGCGAACCAACTGTTTGAAATTGAGATTTCTTTTTAA
- a CDS encoding GNAT family N-acetyltransferase has product MLQYFDVTRDAPWFPQVKALYESAFPANERIPIKHLLNDKIRREFWAFFDKEEGENHAEVGKEIAAAPMFCGFSNSITHGSITNIVYFAVVPELRSRGYGSQILQAIRRQHPDTRIVVDIEVEEDSKDAEELERRNRRREFYSRNGFDPSPFDYVWQGEHYRLLSAGGTVTDKEFRDFWKEILKDIPGAKYP; this is encoded by the coding sequence ATGCTCCAGTATTTCGATGTCACAAGAGATGCCCCCTGGTTTCCGCAGGTCAAGGCGCTGTACGAATCGGCGTTCCCGGCGAACGAACGCATCCCGATAAAGCATTTGCTCAATGACAAAATCAGGCGGGAATTCTGGGCGTTTTTCGACAAGGAGGAAGGCGAGAATCACGCTGAAGTCGGGAAAGAAATTGCCGCGGCTCCCATGTTCTGCGGGTTCTCGAACTCCATCACGCACGGGAGCATCACGAACATCGTCTATTTCGCAGTCGTTCCAGAACTGCGCAGCCGCGGGTACGGTTCGCAAATTTTGCAGGCCATCCGCAGGCAACACCCCGACACGCGCATTGTCGTCGATATCGAAGTCGAAGAAGATTCCAAGGACGCCGAAGAACTTGAACGCAGGAATCGTCGCCGCGAATTTTACTCCCGCAACGGCTTTGACCCCTCCCCCTTTGATTACGTCTGGCAAGGCGAGCACTACCGCCTACTCAGCGCAGGCGGCACCGTCACCGACAAAGAATTTCGCGACTTCTGGAAAGAAATTTTGAAGGATATTCCCGGAGCAAAGTACCCGTAA
- a CDS encoding DUF4421 family protein gives MKSVLKIFLFSLAFAGLAFAEAQDSDEPSVSKFRERFSLRFLCDYNFVAIWNSAYNNSMLNSNRPVDVGIGFGYDSLFTTFGISWDVSADFKYSLPFTTSKEKSDTQAFETGLDFFPGNWWLAAKLRFYSGFTAEVEHDGEKEREFIDLWFADMYFSLLWMATAKGDFAPRSAYFLDRRQKKSAGSLIIGGRLQRNIAEDNDGVLGYENDKRDITSIWGDVGYTYTFVFSNGYFWNLWGVVGVAYGREHADDGNLLLPESDIKTAFGYIGEKWAWNIVLKSGYSAIAFGEHLEQKYVAAFEILVVRRF, from the coding sequence ATGAAGAGTGTCCTGAAAATATTCCTGTTCTCCCTAGCATTCGCAGGGTTAGCCTTTGCCGAAGCACAAGACAGCGACGAGCCCTCGGTTTCCAAGTTCCGTGAACGGTTCTCGCTGCGTTTCTTGTGCGATTACAATTTCGTGGCTATCTGGAATTCCGCCTACAACAACTCGATGCTCAATTCGAACCGGCCGGTCGATGTGGGCATCGGCTTCGGTTACGACAGTCTGTTTACCACATTCGGAATTTCGTGGGACGTGTCTGCCGATTTCAAGTACAGTCTCCCTTTTACCACTTCAAAAGAAAAATCAGACACCCAGGCTTTCGAGACAGGGCTCGACTTTTTCCCGGGAAACTGGTGGCTTGCGGCAAAGCTCCGCTTTTACAGCGGCTTTACCGCGGAAGTCGAACACGACGGCGAAAAGGAACGGGAATTTATAGACCTCTGGTTTGCGGACATGTATTTCTCGTTGCTCTGGATGGCAACCGCGAAAGGAGATTTCGCCCCCAGGAGCGCCTACTTTTTGGATCGCCGTCAAAAGAAATCTGCCGGGAGCTTGATTATCGGCGGGCGCCTGCAGCGAAACATTGCCGAAGACAACGACGGGGTTCTCGGCTACGAAAACGACAAGCGCGACATCACCTCCATTTGGGGTGACGTCGGGTACACTTACACCTTCGTTTTCAGCAACGGATATTTCTGGAACCTCTGGGGCGTTGTAGGCGTCGCGTACGGTCGCGAGCACGCTGACGATGGCAACCTGCTCTTACCCGAATCGGACATAAAGACCGCTTTTGGCTACATCGGGGAAAAATGGGCATGGAACATCGTTCTTAAAAGCGGATATTCTGCCATCGCGTTTGGCGAGCACCTGGAACAAAAATACGTAGCGGCCTTCGAAATCCTTGTGGTACGCAGGTTCTAG